A portion of the uncultured Draconibacterium sp. genome contains these proteins:
- a CDS encoding Arm DNA-binding domain-containing protein translates to MKTKSTFGIHFVLKRAKTRHGTAPIYARITVDSNRCEISVKKRIPVASWNKGKGMAKGKSSEIARLNSYLEQIRSQLTGYYQELVVEKALITPDAVKDKFYGIEETGKTLKELVEYHNVSMDLNLKWKKRSK, encoded by the coding sequence ATGAAAACAAAAAGTACTTTCGGAATTCATTTTGTGCTAAAAAGAGCCAAAACCAGGCATGGAACTGCGCCAATTTATGCACGTATTACGGTTGACTCCAACCGCTGTGAAATCTCAGTAAAAAAGAGAATACCCGTTGCCAGCTGGAACAAAGGGAAAGGGATGGCAAAAGGAAAGTCTTCTGAAATTGCACGGCTTAACTCCTATCTTGAGCAGATCCGCTCCCAGCTAACCGGTTACTACCAGGAACTTGTGGTAGAGAAGGCATTAATAACTCCTGACGCTGTAAAAGATAAATTCTATGGTATTGAAGAGACCGGGAAAACGCTTAAGGAACTGGTCGAATATCACAACGTCAGCATGGATTTGAACCTAAAGTGGAAAAAACGGTCAAAGTGA
- the tsaA gene encoding tRNA (N6-threonylcarbamoyladenosine(37)-N6)-methyltransferase TrmO, whose amino-acid sequence MKELDKVELYKIGTIFTPHKTIANIPIQAIGAKDYIGIIGLESHLTAALEGLEGFSNLILLYHLHRIDGYKLKVKPFMDDKEHGVFATRSPKRPSPIGLSTVELIKIEKNKIWFKGADMLDGTPLIDIKPFFRQVDNRPDAVSGWLDSKDDDLPAKQRSDDRFA is encoded by the coding sequence ATGAAAGAATTAGATAAAGTTGAATTGTATAAAATCGGAACAATTTTCACACCGCATAAAACCATCGCCAACATTCCGATTCAGGCGATTGGGGCAAAAGACTACATCGGTATTATCGGGCTGGAATCACATTTAACAGCGGCATTGGAAGGACTTGAGGGCTTTTCAAATTTGATTCTGCTCTACCACCTTCATCGTATTGACGGTTATAAACTAAAAGTAAAACCGTTTATGGACGATAAAGAGCATGGAGTTTTTGCGACACGATCACCCAAGCGTCCATCGCCAATTGGCTTATCAACTGTTGAGCTGATAAAAATAGAAAAGAATAAAATATGGTTTAAAGGTGCTGATATGCTTGATGGAACTCCCTTAATTGATATTAAACCTTTTTTCCGGCAAGTGGATAACCGGCCGGATGCAGTTAGCGGCTGGCTCGATTCGAAAGATGATGATTTACCGGCCAAACAACGTTCAGATGATCGGTTTGCCTAA